From a region of the Syntrophales bacterium genome:
- the pheA gene encoding prephenate dehydratase, with product MSENALQELRERITGVDREIIRLLNERASLSLQIGRIKKEAGREIYDPSQEENIYRNIVGNTAGVLPDCSLKNIFREIISSSRALQAPVSVAYLGPEASFSHQAALAHFGNSITAAPRAAIADVFNSVEKKENDWGIVPIENSTEGSVKATLDRLIATPLVIRAEVFLRIRLCLLSNCNERGDIQKVYSHPQALAQSQQWLRRYLPVASLIEVESTAGAARRALADPSGAAVGSSLAADFYNLKIMAEGIEDSPLNTTRFFVIGTKPARQEAGDTEKSKTSILFGTAHAAGALQHALAPFAGAGISLTRIESWPMKERLWEYLFFADFTGHVEEEKTRRCLEELRGRTAFLKILGSYPRGAEGEQS from the coding sequence ATGAGCGAAAATGCCCTCCAAGAGTTAAGGGAAAGAATTACCGGGGTTGATCGCGAAATCATCAGGCTTCTCAATGAGCGCGCCTCCTTGTCGCTTCAGATCGGCAGAATCAAAAAAGAGGCCGGCCGGGAAATCTACGACCCGTCCCAGGAGGAGAATATTTACCGCAATATCGTGGGAAATACTGCAGGAGTTTTGCCCGACTGCTCCCTGAAAAATATTTTTCGGGAGATTATCTCCTCTTCGCGGGCCCTGCAGGCGCCGGTTAGCGTCGCCTATCTGGGGCCGGAGGCCTCTTTCAGCCATCAGGCAGCATTGGCTCATTTCGGCAACAGCATCACGGCCGCGCCCAGGGCCGCAATTGCCGATGTTTTCAACAGTGTCGAAAAGAAGGAAAATGATTGGGGGATTGTTCCCATAGAAAATTCCACGGAAGGCTCGGTGAAGGCAACGCTGGATCGTCTGATCGCGACCCCGCTTGTCATACGGGCGGAGGTTTTTTTACGGATACGGCTTTGTCTGCTGTCCAATTGCAACGAGAGGGGGGATATTCAAAAGGTTTATTCGCATCCCCAGGCCCTGGCGCAATCCCAGCAGTGGCTCCGCAGATACCTGCCGGTCGCTTCCCTCATTGAGGTGGAAAGCACGGCGGGGGCGGCCCGCAGGGCGCTTGCCGATCCGTCCGGGGCTGCCGTCGGCAGCAGTCTGGCCGCTGATTTCTACAACCTCAAAATTATGGCAGAGGGCATTGAAGACAGCCCTCTCAACACGACCCGTTTTTTTGTCATCGGGACAAAACCGGCCCGGCAGGAAGCGGGGGACACGGAAAAAAGCAAGACCTCAATCCTTTTTGGAACGGCTCATGCGGCCGGGGCCCTGCAGCATGCCCTTGCTCCCTTTGCCGGGGCGGGAATAAGTCTGACCAGAATCGAATCCTGGCCCATGAAGGAGCGACTTTGGGAATATCTCTTCTTTGCCGATTTCACCGGCCATGTCGAAGAGGAAAAGACGCGGCGGTGCCTGGAGGAACTCAGGGGACGGACTGCATTTCTCAAGATACTTGGTTCCTATCCGCGAGGCGCTGAAGGGGAGCAGTCGTAA
- the aroA gene encoding 3-phosphoshikimate 1-carboxyvinyltransferase: MIAIKPLANLKAVVGLPGSKSLTQRAMAIAALAQGESRLKNILIADDTLILAEALRKLGVEIRQSGADVVIQGAGGAISGTGRAMSLGNNGTALRLLAGIVSLGKGQFLLTGDNRLCERPLKPLLDALAVLGVESHTEGEKGYPPVTIVGGGLRGGKVVLCDIGSSQYVSSLLIAAPYAAGAITIVLEGRIPSLPYIALTIETMDAFGVRVASAGDNRYIVQSGQFYRGREFTIEGDASSASYFFLAAALLKGRIRVENINPQTRQGDIGFLDLLENLGCAVSRENQVIEVLGKKMPNGEMVFDMAKMPDIVPSLAVLCAARQGRSVIRNVAHLRLKESDRIAALAAELRKTGIAALEMPDGLIIEGGVPHGARIKTYNDHRIAMSFAILGLSAPGMEIEDEACVGKSFPGFWKALEGLY; encoded by the coding sequence ATGATCGCCATTAAACCACTCGCAAATCTCAAGGCGGTTGTAGGCTTGCCGGGTTCGAAGAGTCTGACGCAGCGGGCGATGGCGATCGCCGCTCTGGCCCAGGGAGAGTCGCGGCTGAAGAATATCCTGATCGCCGACGATACGCTCATTCTTGCCGAGGCGCTCCGGAAGCTTGGTGTGGAAATAAGGCAGAGCGGCGCGGATGTGGTAATACAAGGGGCGGGCGGGGCGATCTCCGGAACCGGCAGGGCGATGTCGCTTGGCAATAACGGCACAGCGCTGCGTCTGCTTGCGGGGATTGTCTCCCTGGGAAAGGGACAATTTTTGCTGACCGGCGACAACCGCCTCTGTGAGCGGCCCTTGAAACCGCTGCTGGATGCCCTTGCCGTTCTTGGTGTAGAGAGCCATACTGAAGGAGAAAAAGGTTATCCGCCGGTAACGATCGTCGGAGGAGGGCTGCGGGGCGGCAAGGTTGTGCTGTGCGATATCGGAAGCAGCCAGTACGTGTCCTCGCTGCTGATTGCCGCCCCATACGCTGCCGGGGCGATAACGATTGTCCTGGAGGGGCGGATTCCCTCTTTGCCCTACATTGCACTGACGATCGAGACAATGGATGCGTTCGGCGTCAGGGTTGCCTCCGCCGGCGATAACCGTTACATCGTCCAAAGCGGACAATTCTATCGGGGACGGGAATTTACGATCGAGGGCGACGCCTCGAGCGCCTCCTACTTTTTTCTCGCAGCCGCTCTGCTGAAGGGCCGCATTCGGGTGGAAAACATCAATCCGCAAACGCGCCAGGGCGATATCGGCTTTCTTGACCTTTTGGAGAATCTCGGCTGCGCGGTCAGCCGCGAAAATCAAGTTATTGAAGTGCTTGGGAAAAAAATGCCGAACGGGGAGATGGTATTTGATATGGCCAAAATGCCGGATATTGTCCCCTCGCTTGCGGTGCTCTGTGCGGCGCGCCAAGGCCGGAGCGTCATCCGCAATGTTGCCCATCTGCGGCTGAAGGAAAGCGATCGGATTGCCGCCCTGGCCGCGGAACTCCGCAAAACCGGAATCGCCGCCCTGGAAATGCCCGACGGCCTGATTATCGAAGGGGGAGTTCCCCACGGCGCGCGGATAAAAACGTACAACGACCACCGCATTGCGATGAGCTTTGCGATCCTGGGCCTGAGCGCGCCGGGGATGGAGATAGAAGATGAGGCCTGCGTCGGGAAATCCTTTCCCGGGTTCTGGAAAGCTCTGGAGGGTCTGTATTAA
- a CDS encoding shikimate kinase: MNIILIGYRCTGKTSIGRLLSEMSGRPFFDTDELVCSRAGKNIAMIVADAGWAAFREKERSVIEEVSGSEGVVIATGGGAVLDPANVQCLKKNGRIIWLVASADTVSRRMEGDVASGENRPPLSGESLAEEVRKTLVQREPLYRQSADLVVDTDALAGKEVAAIIGRAFPEIFGLFPPGGARGK; this comes from the coding sequence ATGAACATAATCCTCATCGGGTACCGTTGCACCGGAAAAACTTCTATCGGCCGGCTTTTGTCAGAGATGAGCGGGCGCCCTTTTTTTGACACGGATGAGCTGGTCTGTAGCCGGGCCGGAAAAAATATCGCCATGATCGTCGCCGACGCAGGCTGGGCAGCGTTTCGAGAGAAAGAACGCTCCGTTATCGAGGAGGTGTCCGGGTCGGAAGGGGTGGTTATCGCAACCGGAGGAGGCGCCGTGCTTGATCCGGCGAATGTGCAATGCCTCAAAAAAAACGGCAGGATAATCTGGCTGGTCGCCTCTGCCGATACTGTCAGCAGGCGGATGGAGGGCGATGTGGCCAGCGGCGAAAATCGCCCGCCTTTGTCGGGGGAGTCACTCGCCGAGGAAGTGAGAAAAACTTTGGTGCAGCGGGAGCCCCTCTATCGCCAAAGTGCTGATCTGGTCGTTGACACAGATGCGCTTGCCGGGAAGGAGGTTGCAGCCATCATTGGTCGCGCCTTTCCTGAAATATTCGGCCTTTTTCCTCCGGGGGGGGCCAGGGGTAAATAA